From one Pieris brassicae chromosome 5, ilPieBrab1.1, whole genome shotgun sequence genomic stretch:
- the LOC123709819 gene encoding collagen alpha-1(IV) chain-like, with the protein MTSTNNMLRLSTICLLLAVALAQNGYEYNKPGKPFGQNTSIRPGYPSSGYPSSTPSYPSAPQNEYPGTTPYPSGISTGANYPGQGPSGPASYPGQSDNNYPGQNYPGSTGPSGPSGYPGQPGYPGQNYPGQTARPTTPGFGPGSVTGAPGFAPGNSNFGPGAPGFGPVGSGFDSGAYEGGDYSAIPGEPDKDYPILSFVPKTSFRCDAQPYPGYYADVETRCQAFHVCANNITYDFLCPNGTIFSQEVFVCVWWNQFDCNLAQSLYELNANIYDYSIIGSQQQLSYPGSQGPSYPGNQGSQGSYPGNQSPQGSYPGNQSPQGSYPGNQSPQGSYPGSQVPSYPSSPSPQGPSYPGPSTSYPDHFGSQGPSSGYPSSPYPQGTTPSYPGTQDASTYPGTRPNTRPGQQGSSSYPGSSNYPTIGPQNKYPSSQGNYPVPQSTPGYPGSQSDQGYPSGRPSGPSFPTGTTRPQGPNTGYPQPPNREYLPPRK; encoded by the exons ATGACCAGCACCAACAACATGCTACGTTTGTCAACGATATGCc TTCTACTGGCAGTGGCATTAGCGCAGAACGGCTACGAATACAATAAGCCAGGAAAGCCTTTTGGGCAAAATACATCTATTCGGCCAGGCTATCCCTCAAGTGGATACCCAAGTTCGACACCCTCATATCCCAGTGCACCTCAAAATGAGTACCCTGGCACTACACCTTATCCTTCAGGTATATCTACAGGAGCTAATTATCCAGGACAAGGCCCATCGGGACCTGCAAGTTACCCGGGTCAGTCTGACAATAACTATCCCGGACAAAATTACCCAGGATCCACTGGACCTTCGGGACCTTCAGGATATCCAGGACAGCCCGGATATCCCGGTCAAAATTATCCAGGACAGACAGCTCGTCCAACCACACCAGGATTTGGGCCAGGTTCTGTGACAGGAGCCCCAGGATTTGCACCAGGAAACTCAAACTTTGGACCAGGTGCACCCGGATTTGGACCTGTAGGATCAGGATTTGATTCGGGAGCATATGAGGGTGGTGATTATTCTGCTATCCCTGGAGAACCTGATAAAGACTATCCCATTTTGTCGTTTGTTCCCAAAACATCGTTCCGATGTGATGCTCAGCCTTATCCGGGGTATTATGCCGATGTTGAAACTCGTTGTCAAGCATTCCACGTGTGCGctaataacataacatatgACTTTCTTTGTCCGAATGGAACAATCTTTTCACAAGAGGTTTTCGTCTGTGTTTGGTGGAACCAATTTGACTGCAACTTAGCTCAAagtttatatgaattaaacgCAAACATATACGACTACTCCATCATTGGATCTCAGCAACAACTTTCTTATCCTGGAAGTCAAGGCCCCTCATATCCAGGTAACCAAGGCTCTCAAGGTTCTTATCCTGGTAATCAAAGTCCTCAGGGTTCTTATCCTGGTAATCAAAGCCCTCAGGGTTCTTATCCTGGTAATCAAAGCCCTCAGGGTTCTTATCCTGGAAGCCAAGTTCCATCATACCCAAGCAGTCCAAGCCCGCAGGGTCCCTCATACCCAGGACCTTCTACATCTTATCCGGATCATTTTGGGAGCCAAGGACCATCATCCGGATACCCTAGCAGCCCTTACCCACAAGGAACAACCCCGTCATATCCTGGAACTCAAGATGCCTCGACATACCCCGGAACAAGACCCAACACCAGGCCAGGTCAACAAGGATCTAGTTCATATCCAGGTAGCTCAAACTATCCTACGATAGGACCACAAAACAAATATCCATCTTCACAAGGAAATTATCCTGTGCCGCAAAGTACTCCAGGATACCCAGGTTCACAATCGGACCAGGGTTATCCATCGGGAAGACCTTCAGGACCCAGTTTTCCAACTGGTACAACCAGACCCCAAGGCCCAAATACGGGGTATCCTCAACCACCAAACCGAGAATACTTACCGCCTAGAAAATAA